From the genome of Nocardia sp. NBC_01503, one region includes:
- a CDS encoding amidase produces MTEDLAYLPATEALRLFRARELSPVELLTAVIARAEKTEPQVNSHAEQTFEEALAQAKEAENAYLPGGSPGALTGLPVATKEEQPIAGRRTCEGSLAYADHIADITHPAVERILAAGGIVHARTTTPEFCCASFTHSKLWGVTRNPWNLEYSPGGSSGGSGAALASGTATLATGSDIGGSIRLPASATGTVGYKPPYGRVPALPPMNLDHYCHDGPMARTVADCALLQNVIVGPHPGDVVSLRPAVYIPSELGDVSGMRIAVAVNLGDWVIDPEITANTLAVAEALRAAGAVVEEVEVGLKRAEVWRAALIHFGGIFGPAVAQIAAEQGDLLTPYAHAFARETAIEPGDFLDGLELEGRIYAPIGALLERYDALICPTTATPALTAGEDYIDTRLVINGVELDHYMEYALTPVFNIASRCPVLSVPSGRASNGVPTGVQVVGSSYDDATVFHVGAAIERVRPWSFRPESL; encoded by the coding sequence ATGACCGAGGATCTCGCCTACCTGCCCGCCACCGAGGCGCTGCGGCTCTTCCGGGCCCGGGAGCTGTCGCCGGTGGAGTTGCTGACGGCCGTTATCGCGCGCGCGGAAAAGACCGAGCCGCAAGTCAATTCACATGCCGAGCAGACCTTCGAGGAGGCGCTCGCTCAGGCGAAGGAGGCCGAGAACGCCTACCTGCCCGGTGGGTCGCCGGGCGCCTTGACCGGACTGCCTGTCGCGACCAAGGAGGAGCAGCCGATCGCGGGCCGCCGCACCTGCGAGGGTTCGCTCGCCTATGCCGACCATATCGCCGACATCACCCATCCGGCGGTGGAGCGGATCCTGGCGGCAGGCGGAATCGTGCACGCCCGCACCACGACTCCCGAATTCTGCTGTGCCAGCTTCACGCATTCGAAGCTGTGGGGCGTGACCCGCAATCCGTGGAATCTCGAGTATTCTCCCGGCGGGTCCTCGGGCGGCAGCGGCGCGGCACTGGCCTCCGGGACCGCGACGCTCGCAACGGGTTCCGATATCGGTGGCTCCATTCGGCTGCCCGCCTCGGCCACCGGGACCGTCGGCTACAAACCGCCGTACGGGCGGGTGCCCGCGCTGCCGCCGATGAACCTGGACCACTACTGCCATGACGGGCCGATGGCGCGCACCGTCGCGGACTGCGCACTGCTGCAGAACGTCATCGTCGGACCGCATCCCGGCGATGTGGTGTCGCTGCGTCCGGCCGTGTACATCCCGTCCGAGCTCGGTGATGTGAGTGGGATGCGCATCGCGGTCGCCGTGAATCTCGGTGACTGGGTGATAGATCCGGAGATCACCGCCAATACGCTCGCCGTCGCCGAGGCGTTGCGGGCGGCCGGAGCGGTGGTCGAGGAGGTCGAGGTCGGACTGAAACGCGCCGAGGTCTGGCGGGCCGCCCTGATCCACTTCGGCGGTATCTTCGGCCCTGCGGTCGCGCAGATCGCAGCCGAACAGGGCGATCTGTTGACGCCTTACGCCCATGCCTTCGCTCGCGAAACCGCCATCGAGCCCGGAGATTTCCTGGACGGTCTGGAGCTCGAAGGCCGCATCTACGCGCCGATCGGCGCCCTGCTGGAGCGTTACGACGCGCTGATCTGTCCGACCACGGCCACCCCCGCGCTGACTGCCGGTGAGGACTATATCGATACCCGGCTGGTGATCAATGGCGTCGAACTCGACCACTACATGGAGTACGCGCTCACGCCCGTCTTCAATATCGCCAGCCGCTGCCCGGTGCTGAGCGTCCCGTCGGGTCGCGCCTCGAATGGCGTGCCGACCGGGGTGCAGGTGGTCGGGAGCAGCTATGACGATGCCACGGTCTTCCACGTCGGTGCGGCGATCGAACGGGTGCGCCCGTGGTCCTTCCGTCCCGAATCACTATGA